One part of the Tachysurus vachellii isolate PV-2020 chromosome 6, HZAU_Pvac_v1, whole genome shotgun sequence genome encodes these proteins:
- the plaua gene encoding plasminogen activator, urokinase a — protein sequence MWLLITLIMTCSLNEVVESSKQEYFPWITNVIESVKYSKQHDVPCLAKGSNGNEYRGTVSVTSDGEKCLYWDRTQYIGRRAVSQGLGKHNYCRNPDNSHRPWCWVRGHKQKVQKFCNIPQCEAKTDTLNQDTELTCGQQIQKPKFKIIGGSRTKIESQPWLASIFKDKLFICGGTLIAPCWVVSAAHCFPLGKRTRKQEYSVYLGKDATNEINPGKEQKFKIAKLVLHQEFNSEDFNNDIALLQIVDINGQCAQKTDSVRIACLPPIYQMMPYGSYCHIAGYGHERNVDIPGTFRYSHDIKEAKVQILSKTVCQMKDYYGNNVTENQFCAASPKWTEDACQGDSGGPLLCEANGRAFLFGVISWGDGCAKKNKPGVYTKVTNYNKWIAEQTGLSTYTAGIMYPQKD from the exons ATGTGGTTGCTGATCACATTAATAATGACGTGTTCACTTAATGAAGTTGTTGAG TCATCTAAACAAGAATATTTCCCATGGATAACAAATGTCATTGAATCAGTAAAATACAGTAAACAACATG ATGTTCCTTGCCTGGCTAAGGGCAGTAATGGGAATGAATACAGAGGAACTGTCTCTGTAACATCCGATGGAGAGAAATGTCTCTACTGGGATCGAACCCAGTATATAGGAAGGAGAGCTGTTTCCCAAGGACTTGGAAAACACAATTACTGCAG AAATCCAGATAACAGTCATAGACCATGGTGTTGGGTTAGGGGACACAAACAGAAAGTTCAAAAATTCTGTAATATTCCACAGTGTGAAGCAAAGACAG ATACCCTAAATCAGGACACTG AATTGACTTGTGgtcaacaaatccaaaaaccGAAATTTAAGATTATAGGTGGATCAAGAACTAAAATCGAGTCTCAGCCTTGGTTGGCGTCTATCTTTAAAGataaactgtttatttgtgGAGGCACCCTCATCGCACCCTGTTGGGTCGTCAGCGCAGCCCACTGCTTCCCTCTTGG CAAAAGAACAAGAAAGCAGGAATATTCTGTCTATTTGGGAAAGGATGCCACCAATGAAATTAATCCAGGAAAAGAGCAGAAGTTTAAAATAGCCAAACTTGTGCTTCATCAGGAGTTTAACAGCGAGGATTTTAACAATGACATAG ctcTGTTGCAGATTGTGGACATCAATGGACAGTGTGCACAGAAGACTGACTCAGTGAGAATAGCATGTCTTCCCCCAATTTACCAAATGATGCCCTATGGATCTTACTGCCACATTGCAGGCTATGGTCATGAGAGGAATG TTGACATTCCTGGTACCTTCAGATATTCCCACGACATAAAGGAAGCTAAGGTTCAGATTCTCTCCAAAACTGTTTGCCAGATGAAGgattactatggaaacaatgtCACTGAAAACCAGTTCTGTGCGGCTAGTCCAAAGTGGACAGAGGATGCTTGTCAG GGAGACTCAGGAGGTCCTCTGTTGTGTGAAGCGAATGGCCGGGCGTTTCTCTTTGGGGTCATCAGCTGGGGTGATGGAtgtgccaaaaaaaataaaccaggtGTCTACACAAAAGTCACTAACTACAACAAGTGGATTGCAGAACAAACAGGACTGTCTACCTATACTGCAGGAATTATGTACCCACAGAAGGATTAG